In Nicotiana tabacum cultivar K326 chromosome 19, ASM71507v2, whole genome shotgun sequence, one DNA window encodes the following:
- the LOC107764264 gene encoding photosystem I subunit O isoform X2, protein MAARMATTSTVVGLVNSSLSSPKRTSLNSGFLKSQVTARNPLKIAQASGGKFTCFERDWLRRDLNVIGFGLIGWLAPSSIPAINGKSLSGLFFESIGTELSHFPTGPGVTSQFWLWMVCWHLGLFLCLTFGQIGFKGRTEKYF, encoded by the exons ATGGCAGCAAGAATGGCTACTACATCAACTGTTGTAGGGTTGGTCAATTCCTCTCTTTCATCCCCTAAGAGGACATCCCTCAACTCGG GCTTCTTAAAATCACAAGTGACAGCAAGAAACCCTCTAAAGATCGCCCAAGCTTCAGGAGGCAAATTTACATG CTTTGAGAGAGATTGGCTGAGGAGAGATTTGAATGTGATTGGATTTGGTCTAATTGGATGGCTGGCACCTTCAAGCATTCCAGCAATTAATGGCAAAAGTTTAAGTGGTCTCTTTTTTGAGAGTATTGGCACTGAGCTCTCTCATTTCCCCACTGGCCCTGGTGTCACTTCTCAATTCTG GCTATGGATGGTCTGTTGGCACTTGGGTTTGTTCCTATGCCTCACTTTTGGGCAAATTGGATTCAAAGGAAGGACTGAGAAATACTTTTAA
- the LOC107764264 gene encoding photosystem I subunit O isoform X1 → MAARMATTSTVVGLVNSSLSSPKRTSLNSGFLKSQVTARNPLKIAQASGGKFTCFERDWLRRDLNVIGFGLIGWLAPSSIPAINGKSLSGLFFESIGTELSHFPTGPGVTSQFWGRFTRCAQSTHPKGKGYDRDCSGCGFFLLPKKKENLCPPIILCDAF, encoded by the exons ATGGCAGCAAGAATGGCTACTACATCAACTGTTGTAGGGTTGGTCAATTCCTCTCTTTCATCCCCTAAGAGGACATCCCTCAACTCGG GCTTCTTAAAATCACAAGTGACAGCAAGAAACCCTCTAAAGATCGCCCAAGCTTCAGGAGGCAAATTTACATG CTTTGAGAGAGATTGGCTGAGGAGAGATTTGAATGTGATTGGATTTGGTCTAATTGGATGGCTGGCACCTTCAAGCATTCCAGCAATTAATGGCAAAAGTTTAAGTGGTCTCTTTTTTGAGAGTATTGGCACTGAGCTCTCTCATTTCCCCACTGGCCCTGGTGTCACTTCTCAATTCTG GGGAAGGTTTACTCGGTGCGCACAAAGCACTCACCCGAAGGGCAAAGGCTATGACAGAGATTGTAGCGGCTGCGGGTTTTTCCTcttacccaaaaaaaaagaaaatttatgcCCTCCGATCATTTTATGTGATGCATTTTGA
- the LOC107764263 gene encoding putative CCR4-associated factor 1 homolog 9: MVVDEADPDPKMIKIREVWANNLKSEFALISTVIDQYPFVSMDTEFPGVIYKHSPRKHAPLSTADKYTLLKWNVDALNIIQLGITLSDSSGNLPDLGSGDHRYIWQFNFSDFDVARDNHAPNSIELLLLQGINFEMNRVFGIDSAIFAELMMSSGLVCNDWVSWVTFHSAYDFGYLVKILTRQKLPCGLNDFLGILRVFFGNKFYDVKHLMSFCGHHGGLNRVAKDLDVNRAVGKSHQAGSDSLLTWHVFHKIRDNYFLKGGLEKYAGVLYGFEV; this comes from the coding sequence ATGGTTGTTGATGAAGCAGATCCGGATCCGAAAATGATAAAGATCCGAGAAGTATGGGCTAATAATCTTAAATCCGAATTCGCACTCATTTCAACTGTGATTGATCAGTACCCTTTTGTATCTATGGACACAGAATTCCCCGGTGTTATCTACAAGCACAGTCCCCGGAAACACGCGCCGCTGTCGACGGCGGACAAATATACACTGTTGAAATGGAACGTCGATGCTTTGAATATTATTCAACTTGGCATTACGCTTTCTGATTCTTCCGGAAACTTGCCAGATTTGGGCTCCGGCGACCACCGGTACATATGGCAATTCAATTTCTCCGACTTTGATGTGGCGCGTGATAACCACGCGCCAAACTCGATCGAGCTCCTCCTCCTGCAGGGAATAAATTTTGAAATGAACCGGGTTTTTGGGATTGACTCGGCGATTTTTGCCGAGTTGATGATGTCCTCAGGCCTGGTTTGCAATGACTGGGTGAGTTGGGTGACTTTTCACAGCGCGTACGATTTCGGGTACTTGGTAAAAATCCTCACGCGCCAGAAATTGCCCTGTGGGTTAAATGACTTTTTGGGAATTCTCAGGGtgttttttggaaataaattttaTGATGTGAAGCATTTGATGAGTTTCTGTGGACATCACGGTGGTTTAAACCGGGTGGCGAAGGATTTGGACGTGAACCGGGCGGTCGGGAAGAGTCACCAGGCCGGTTCAGATAGTTTGCTGACGTGGCATGtttttcataaaataagggataattattttttaaaaggtgGACTGGAGAAATATGCTGGCGTCTTGTATGGATTCGAAGTGTAA